Proteins from a genomic interval of Clostridium botulinum:
- a CDS encoding tyrosine-type recombinase/integrase yields MYNKLEKFIEYLYQEDKSEKTIYTYKNDIKRFVKYFEKNKLEITTINMRKFKDYLLEVLLLSPKTVNRNIIAIRQFLEYLHINNIDIKMIKIQDQGFLDDILTNDEAIRMIKETEKARDLRAKAFICTLYYTGMRVSEAISVLSKDINEDSIRILGKGRKYRNVLIPKKLKKIWKDYMTVRINNSDKLFTGREGGISRFTALNIVKKYGGMAKIKKDKVYNHAFRHLYCINLVDRGIPIDAVKDLAGHENISTTTIYTRKSKKQLLDIINQF; encoded by the coding sequence ATGTACAATAAATTAGAAAAATTTATAGAATACTTATATCAAGAGGATAAAAGTGAAAAAACTATATATACCTATAAAAATGATATAAAAAGATTCGTAAAATATTTTGAAAAAAATAAATTAGAAATTACTACAATTAATATGAGGAAGTTTAAAGATTATTTGTTGGAAGTCTTACTGCTATCCCCTAAAACAGTAAATCGAAATATTATTGCAATAAGACAATTCTTAGAATATCTACATATTAATAATATAGATATTAAAATGATAAAAATTCAAGATCAAGGATTTTTAGATGATATACTAACAAATGATGAAGCTATAAGAATGATAAAAGAAACTGAAAAAGCACGTGATTTAAGGGCTAAGGCATTTATTTGTACTTTATATTATACGGGTATGAGAGTAAGCGAAGCTATTTCGGTGTTATCTAAGGATATCAATGAAGATAGCATTAGAATACTTGGTAAGGGTAGAAAATATAGAAATGTATTAATTCCTAAAAAATTAAAAAAGATATGGAAAGATTACATGACTGTTAGGATAAACAATAGTGATAAACTATTTACAGGTAGAGAAGGTGGAATTAGTAGATTCACTGCTTTAAATATAGTTAAAAAATATGGCGGCATGGCAAAAATCAAGAAGGATAAAGTTTATAACCATGCATTTAGACATCTATACTGTATAAATTTAGTTGATAGAGGAATACCAATAGATGCTGTAAAAGATCTTGCAGGTCATGAAAATATATCTACTACAACTATTTATACAAGAAAATCAAAGAAACAATTATTAGATATAATAAATCAATTTTAG
- a CDS encoding DUF805 domain-containing protein, translating to MGIIKNYKKVISQYAKFDGRATRKEYWYFALANILIALALYTIWVILKPNSKFSGDNPLTIVYTILTFVPSLAVSVRRLHDTNKSGWWMLLCFIPVIDLLLLLMFCGTSDATSNKYGPIDDDNIKSKDEEIHL from the coding sequence ATGGGAATTATAAAAAATTATAAAAAGGTTATATCTCAATATGCAAAATTTGATGGTAGAGCTACTAGAAAAGAATATTGGTATTTTGCATTAGCTAATATATTAATAGCCTTAGCATTGTATACAATTTGGGTAATATTAAAACCTAATAGTAAGTTTTCAGGTGATAATCCACTCACAATAGTGTATACAATACTAACATTTGTACCATCATTAGCAGTTTCAGTACGTAGATTACATGATACAAATAAAAGTGGATGGTGGATGTTACTATGTTTTATACCTGTTATAGATTTGCTTTTATTATTAATGTTTTGTGGGACAAGTGATGCTACTTCTAATAAATATGGTCCTATAGATGATGATAATATTAAAAGCAAAGATGAAGAAATTCATCTTTAA
- a CDS encoding MerR family transcriptional regulator, translated as MKTVKQVSDLTGISVRMLHYYDKIGLLKPSKFTDSGYRLYDDEALETLQQILFFKELDIPLKEVKEIMVSPYFDKMQALQEQKKLLIIKRDRLNNLIELINKTLKGENEMSFKEFDMTEYFNVLDEFKTEHQDKVIKTYGSMDKYNECIEKMKACEAKLAKMAIEQYGSVKKYVEAVKKNLNNSIIITKAEQIDEFKKDCLYDKHPKLKELYKKLTDDLSKDPSSKEIQQIAGDITNIAKKDYEVFKTKMGDDYWYYMVKFYSVFPDWIEKVDNKYGSGASKFIGKALKVYLGDNKPEISTLYEKLTADLSKNASSKEIQEIASKIVYETQKQNEILKVDVGENYWSYTSEQYLSEPILIKLTDNKYGNGASNFIGKSLKFYCENKN; from the coding sequence ATGAAGACAGTAAAACAAGTTTCGGATTTAACAGGAATAAGTGTGCGTATGCTACATTACTATGACAAAATTGGATTATTAAAACCAAGTAAATTCACAGATTCAGGTTATAGACTTTATGATGATGAAGCTCTTGAAACCTTGCAACAGATTTTATTTTTTAAGGAACTTGATATACCACTAAAAGAAGTTAAAGAAATTATGGTGAGTCCTTATTTTGATAAAATGCAGGCTCTGCAAGAGCAAAAGAAGCTACTCATTATAAAACGTGATAGATTAAATAATTTAATAGAGCTTATAAATAAAACATTAAAAGGAGAGAATGAAATGAGTTTCAAAGAATTTGATATGACTGAATATTTCAATGTGTTGGACGAATTTAAAACAGAACATCAGGATAAAGTAATTAAAACCTATGGTAGCATGGATAAATATAATGAGTGTATTGAAAAAATGAAAGCTTGTGAAGCAAAACTTGCAAAAATGGCTATAGAACAATATGGAAGTGTAAAAAAATATGTTGAAGCTGTAAAGAAAAATTTAAATAATTCTATTATAATAACTAAAGCGGAACAAATTGACGAGTTTAAAAAAGATTGTCTTTATGATAAGCATCCTAAATTAAAAGAGTTATATAAAAAACTTACAGATGATTTAAGTAAAGATCCATCTTCAAAAGAGATTCAACAAATTGCTGGTGATATAACTAATATAGCTAAAAAAGATTATGAAGTTTTTAAAACTAAAATGGGTGATGATTATTGGTATTATATGGTGAAATTTTATTCTGTATTTCCTGATTGGATAGAAAAAGTTGATAATAAATATGGAAGTGGCGCGTCTAAATTTATTGGGAAAGCTTTAAAAGTCTATTTAGGTGATAATAAGCCTGAAATAAGTACATTGTATGAAAAGCTTACAGCTGATTTAAGTAAAAATGCATCTTCAAAGGAAATTCAAGAAATAGCTTCTAAAATAGTATATGAGACACAAAAACAGAACGAAATCTTAAAAGTAGATGTTGGAGAAAATTATTGGAGCTATACATCAGAGCAGTATTTGTCAGAGCCTATTTTAATAAAATTAACTGATAATAAATATGGTAATGGTGCATCTAACTTTATTGGAAAATCATTAAAATTTTATTGTGAAAATAAAAATTAG
- a CDS encoding helix-turn-helix transcriptional regulator encodes MKNKVRELRTNAGLTQQQLADLVFVSARTIISLEKEKYNPSIMLAYKIAGVFNTTIEDLYCLEENLKYEKKDI; translated from the coding sequence GTGAAAAACAAAGTAAGAGAACTGAGAACCAATGCTGGTCTTACTCAACAACAATTAGCTGACTTAGTTTTTGTATCAGCAAGAACTATCATTTCTCTTGAAAAGGAAAAGTATAATCCATCGATTATGCTTGCTTATAAAATAGCTGGTGTTTTTAATACTACAATTGAAGACTTATATTGTTTGGAGGAGAATCTAAAATATGAAAAAAAAGATATATAA
- a CDS encoding phosphatidylinositol-specific phospholipase C, translating into MINSINYGYSHDNDVAQDRSQWMAKLNDNTPLSSLSIPGTHDTMSLGWGGVIAQTQSKSLKNQLLSGIRYLDIRLGAYPNDPDLLYSYHGFIYLHSTFTNILEIVTSFLKSNPSETILMRIKQEHTTKPDNVFLSLLNKFLQSPKYSNYVYKNKKQNNPFLKELRGKILILQNFGGKIEWMPYPASFYIQDDYWLKSIWELYSKWEKVKDYLYKANQSFLSGEHEKFINYLSGTGGCFPYFVASGHVQPNTCSPQLPTGLTEPKFHSYYPDFPRVKLNSGIVMIFFQGTDILTMNYIKKFNPSYVGIIVADFPGQGLINSVIDVNFNKKKALTNNCCA; encoded by the coding sequence TTGATAAATAGTATTAATTATGGCTATTCACATGATAATGATGTTGCTCAAGATAGATCTCAATGGATGGCCAAATTAAATGATAATACGCCACTTTCTAGTTTGTCAATTCCTGGAACACATGATACTATGTCACTTGGATGGGGTGGGGTTATCGCTCAAACTCAATCAAAAAGTTTGAAAAATCAATTGCTCTCAGGTATTCGATATTTAGATATTAGACTTGGTGCATATCCAAATGATCCAGATTTATTATATTCATATCATGGATTCATTTATCTACATTCTACATTTACCAATATACTAGAGATAGTAACTAGTTTTTTAAAAAGTAATCCTAGTGAAACAATACTAATGAGAATAAAACAAGAACACACTACAAAACCAGATAACGTATTTCTTTCACTATTAAATAAGTTCTTACAAAGTCCCAAATATTCAAATTATGTATATAAAAATAAAAAACAAAACAATCCTTTTTTAAAAGAATTAAGAGGCAAGATACTAATTCTTCAAAATTTTGGTGGAAAAATAGAATGGATGCCCTATCCTGCAAGCTTTTATATACAAGATGATTATTGGTTAAAATCTATTTGGGAATTATATAGTAAGTGGGAAAAAGTAAAAGATTATTTATATAAAGCAAATCAAAGTTTCTTATCAGGTGAACATGAAAAATTTATAAATTATCTTAGTGGAACTGGGGGATGCTTTCCTTATTTCGTAGCAAGTGGTCATGTTCAACCTAATACTTGTTCACCACAATTACCAACCGGTTTAACTGAACCAAAATTTCATAGTTATTATCCAGATTTTCCTCGAGTTAAATTGAATTCTGGCATTGTGATGATTTTTTTTCAAGGAACAGATATTTTAACTATGAATTATATAAAAAAATTCAATCCATCATATGTTGGAATAATCGTAGCGGATTTTCCTGGACAGGGATTAATAAATAGTGTAATTGATGTAAATTTCAATAAGAAAAAAGCACTAACTAACAATTGTTGTGCTTAA
- a CDS encoding ComEC/Rec2 family competence protein yields the protein MKNSMKKLGKFLCTFTMIASLSIGLVGCDEQTNSDVNKQNTKVATAQTKENTRKKLKENSTLKVHYINVGQADSMLVQQDNHFMLIDAGNNDDSTLVVDYLKKQGVKKLDYVIGTHPHEDHIGGLDKVIDSFEIGQVLMPNKTSNTATYKDVITSIKNKNLKITSPVPDTIYKLGVAEWSIFAPAKNKDYESINNYSIVQKLKFGNTSFVFTGDAEAVSEMEMVKGGYDLQADVLKIGHHGSKTSTCQAFLDKVSPKYAVISCGKDNKYKHPNKSTMDRLKSKNIAVYRTDECGTIVATSDGEKVTFNVSPGSYDFRDMAEAELNKTAATVAPTIVPSNSAVTNSNNNSIIKNNTPAKKTQKKQNVSKPVKNSRQVWLSATGSKYHSRPDCGRMNPSRATKVSIEEAQSSGCGPCSKCM from the coding sequence ATGAAAAACAGTATGAAAAAGCTGGGCAAGTTTTTATGTACTTTTACTATGATTGCTTCATTAAGCATTGGATTAGTAGGCTGTGATGAACAAACTAATTCTGATGTTAATAAGCAAAATACTAAAGTAGCTACTGCTCAAACAAAAGAAAATACTCGTAAAAAATTAAAAGAAAATTCTACATTAAAAGTACATTATATTAATGTAGGTCAAGCAGATTCTATGCTTGTACAACAAGATAATCATTTTATGCTAATTGATGCTGGAAATAATGATGATAGTACATTAGTAGTAGATTATTTAAAGAAACAAGGTGTAAAAAAATTAGATTATGTTATAGGAACACATCCTCATGAAGATCACATTGGTGGACTTGATAAAGTTATAGATTCATTTGAAATAGGACAAGTTCTTATGCCAAATAAAACAAGTAATACTGCCACATATAAAGATGTGATAACTTCTATCAAAAATAAAAATTTAAAAATAACAAGTCCAGTTCCAGATACAATATATAAATTAGGTGTAGCTGAATGGAGTATATTTGCACCAGCTAAAAACAAAGATTATGAAAGTATAAATAATTATTCAATAGTTCAAAAGCTTAAATTTGGTAATACAAGCTTTGTATTTACTGGAGATGCAGAAGCTGTTTCTGAAATGGAAATGGTTAAAGGCGGATATGATTTACAAGCTGATGTATTAAAGATAGGACATCATGGTAGCAAAACATCTACTTGCCAAGCATTCTTAGATAAAGTTAGTCCTAAATATGCAGTAATTAGTTGTGGTAAAGATAATAAGTATAAACATCCAAACAAATCAACTATGGATAGACTAAAATCTAAGAATATAGCTGTTTATAGAACTGATGAATGTGGAACTATAGTTGCTACAAGTGATGGGGAAAAAGTAACCTTTAATGTTAGTCCTGGAAGTTATGATTTTAGAGATATGGCAGAGGCTGAACTAAATAAAACAGCCGCTACTGTAGCACCTACTATAGTGCCTAGTAACTCAGCAGTAACAAATTCTAATAATAACTCAATCATCAAAAATAATACACCTGCTAAAAAAACTCAAAAGAAACAAAATGTTTCTAAGCCTGTTAAAAATAGCAGACAAGTATGGCTATCAGCTACAGGATCTAAGTACCACTCACGACCTGATTGTGGAAGAATGAATCCAAGCAGAGCAACAAAGGTTTCAATAGAAGAAGCTCAATCATCTGGATGTGGTCCTTGCTCAAAATGTATGTAA
- a CDS encoding ClbS/DfsB family four-helix bundle protein translates to MVEYKNKEEFIIEISKRSKLFIQEFTNINEKDKDKLIDGVDRTPAQMIAYQLGWMKLILDWEKQERQGYTVVTPTPEYKWNNLGGLYKSFYKHYEKYTLKELCTMFLETEEKIIELLNNYTDVELFKQGGRKWASSTPSNWAIWKWIHINTVAPFKSFRSKIRKWKKLQQE, encoded by the coding sequence TTGGTAGAATATAAAAATAAAGAGGAATTTATTATAGAAATTTCTAAACGTTCAAAATTATTTATTCAAGAATTTACTAATATTAATGAAAAAGATAAAGATAAGTTAATTGATGGAGTAGATAGAACACCTGCTCAAATGATTGCCTATCAATTAGGATGGATGAAACTTATTCTTGATTGGGAAAAGCAAGAACGACAAGGATATACTGTAGTAACACCAACTCCAGAATATAAATGGAATAATCTTGGTGGCTTATATAAAAGTTTTTATAAACATTATGAAAAATATACTCTAAAAGAATTATGTACTATGTTTTTAGAGACTGAAGAGAAAATTATTGAGTTGCTAAATAATTATACAGATGTTGAACTATTTAAGCAAGGGGGGAGGAAGTGGGCATCATCAACTCCTTCTAATTGGGCAATATGGAAGTGGATTCATATAAACACTGTTGCACCATTTAAATCATTTAGAAGCAAAATAAGAAAGTGGAAAAAGTTGCAACAAGAGTGA
- a CDS encoding transposase, with the protein MIITLNIQSENIYFKIFETVNIAFNKLGINTRKAKGRPPKYSDQQIVACMIYGVNNSIFSLRELEYKIKQDIVFQKIIGLKEVPDHSTFSLRAIALEKYVYYGIYAMLIELINPSTRICAIDGTALRSSLYDSEARYGKGTRLGRYKGYKLHCTACVCDSILPLSFSITTANVYDNQVQGLLYELKTYNPFIVLADAAYDDAQWFKVSKTLEYNLLTDVNMRKAKSIESFKDESRYKNALFMQSPIGKNLYKNRLKIEQLFSILKGLYNLENPRLYGQKRYERHIKWVLLSYLIDEFNKVNSKISSRKYPWNL; encoded by the coding sequence ATGATTATAACATTAAATATACAAAGCGAAAACATTTATTTTAAAATTTTTGAAACTGTTAATATTGCATTTAATAAACTTGGCATTAATACTAGAAAAGCTAAAGGTAGACCGCCTAAATATTCAGATCAACAAATTGTTGCATGTATGATATATGGTGTAAATAATAGTATTTTTAGTCTTAGAGAACTTGAATATAAAATTAAACAAGATATTGTATTTCAAAAGATTATAGGTTTAAAAGAAGTTCCTGACCATTCTACATTTTCTTTAAGAGCGATAGCTTTAGAAAAATACGTGTACTATGGCATTTATGCTATGCTTATTGAACTTATAAATCCATCAACTAGAATTTGTGCTATTGATGGTACTGCATTAAGGAGCTCATTATATGATAGCGAAGCTAGGTACGGAAAAGGAACTCGACTTGGCAGATATAAAGGATATAAGTTACATTGTACCGCTTGTGTATGTGATAGTATATTACCTTTGTCATTTTCTATAACTACTGCAAATGTATATGATAATCAAGTTCAAGGATTGTTATATGAACTGAAAACTTATAATCCATTTATTGTACTTGCCGATGCTGCTTATGATGATGCTCAATGGTTTAAAGTTTCTAAAACTCTAGAATATAATTTATTAACAGACGTAAATATGCGTAAAGCAAAGAGTATAGAATCTTTTAAAGATGAATCTAGATATAAAAATGCTCTTTTTATGCAATCGCCAATAGGTAAAAATTTATATAAAAATAGGCTAAAAATTGAACAATTATTTTCTATACTTAAGGGACTCTATAACCTAGAAAACCCTAGACTTTACGGACAAAAACGTTATGAACGCCATATTAAGTGGGTTCTTTTATCGTATCTTATAGACGAATTTAATAAGGTTAACAGCAAAATAAGTTCTAGAAAATATCCTTGGAATCTATAG
- a CDS encoding DUF805 domain-containing protein, translating to MHIIKYYKKCMSKYITFCGRATRKEFWYFTLANMLIALSLSMIWMALTSEDLWDNNPLRRIYSIIIFIPSLTVSIRRLHDINRSGWWILLCLIPFINIILLLCFCVESDEGSNKYGIIEIDDDKKDIGKP from the coding sequence ATGCATATCATAAAATACTATAAAAAATGTATGTCTAAATATATAACATTTTGTGGTAGAGCCACTAGGAAAGAATTTTGGTATTTTACATTAGCTAATATGTTAATAGCTTTATCATTATCTATGATTTGGATGGCACTTACATCCGAAGATTTATGGGACAATAATCCTTTGAGACGTATATATTCAATAATAATATTTATTCCATCGTTAACTGTTTCTATAAGGAGATTACACGATATAAATAGAAGTGGTTGGTGGATATTATTGTGTCTTATACCGTTTATAAATATAATTTTGTTGCTATGTTTTTGTGTTGAGAGCGATGAAGGTTCTAATAAATATGGAATTATAGAAATAGATGATGATAAAAAGGACATAGGAAAACCGTAA
- a CDS encoding DUF2812 domain-containing protein, with the protein MKYKYIMIRGLASDEEQDMLKLSEYAAKGWILESISCGFFYKLRKDVPQDLIFTLDYQSNITEDYYLMLKQGGWKYVTTIGDEIHIFSAPSGTLPIYSDSETELAKYTKIKIETKKGSIYSLVIGVLMMLSLIPAVLISKTLFIAIEVLLIIDTIIFIYNLSPYLSYSDRIKQIKINGKYTGPNYKKSLKLSIFAAILSLIILLQ; encoded by the coding sequence ATGAAATATAAATATATAATGATAAGGGGATTAGCATCTGATGAAGAACAAGATATGTTAAAGTTAAGCGAATATGCAGCTAAAGGATGGATTTTAGAATCAATATCTTGTGGATTTTTTTACAAACTTAGAAAAGATGTACCTCAAGATTTGATATTTACTCTTGATTATCAAAGTAATATAACTGAAGATTATTATTTAATGTTAAAGCAAGGTGGCTGGAAATATGTAACTACTATAGGAGATGAAATTCATATATTTTCAGCTCCAAGTGGAACACTACCAATATACAGTGATTCTGAAACAGAATTAGCTAAATATACTAAAATAAAGATTGAAACAAAAAAAGGATCCATTTACTCGTTGGTTATTGGAGTATTAATGATGTTATCACTAATACCAGCTGTATTAATATCAAAAACACTATTTATTGCTATTGAAGTACTACTTATTATTGATACTATTATTTTTATTTATAATCTATCGCCATATTTATCATATAGTGATAGAATTAAACAAATAAAGATTAATGGAAAATATACAGGACCTAACTATAAAAAATCATTAAAATTATCTATTTTTGCAGCTATATTAAGCTTAATTATATTACTCCAATGA
- the cloSI gene encoding clostripain yields the protein MLKKIPQLLTMAILGVSFIGANPVYAASKNAKSNKAHVNQSVKKATSAGQKVTVLYYCDADNNLEGALMNDIAEMKRGYVNNPNLNLIALVDRTPNESNDSTALGENFEDTRLYKIEHNKTTRLDGGKEFPEIKTNGSYEANMGNPQTLKKFIEFGKAHYKADKYVLIMSNHGGGARDKKNNNQNLNKAICWDDSSSDGNQPDCLYMGEISDNLTDKHSVDVLAFDACLMGTAEVAYQYRPDNGGFSAKTMIASSPVVWGPGFKYDNIFARIREDNITSNEDDLTLGGKEKCFDPKTITNEQIGALFVEEQRDSVKAAGRNDQQLSCYDLSKVKDLKKSFDKLAVNLSKENKKSDIENLRGTRTRANLIHYFNERDQFEWIDYPYFDIYDLCKQISISNKFSKETKTLASNVMKDIDNVVLYSFGGTKFNGTNGFKEGKNGLSVFLPDGNRNYISRYSMMKIPHWQIQSWYNSIDTKASGLNNPYGKLSWCKDGQDSKKNTVGNWFELLDSWFDTSNGVDGGLNHYQW from the coding sequence ATGTTAAAAAAAATACCACAATTATTAACTATGGCAATATTAGGAGTTTCATTTATTGGAGCTAATCCAGTATATGCTGCTTCTAAAAATGCCAAAAGCAATAAAGCACATGTTAATCAATCAGTAAAAAAAGCCACTTCAGCAGGTCAAAAAGTCACAGTATTATATTATTGTGATGCTGATAATAATTTAGAAGGGGCACTAATGAATGACATTGCAGAGATGAAAAGAGGATATGTAAATAATCCAAATTTGAATTTAATAGCATTAGTAGATAGAACTCCTAATGAAAGCAATGATTCAACTGCTTTAGGAGAAAATTTTGAAGATACTCGTTTATATAAAATCGAACATAACAAAACTACAAGATTAGATGGTGGAAAAGAATTTCCAGAAATCAAAACTAATGGTTCTTATGAAGCTAACATGGGTAATCCACAAACTTTGAAAAAATTTATAGAGTTTGGTAAAGCTCATTACAAAGCAGATAAATATGTGCTTATAATGTCAAACCATGGTGGCGGGGCAAGAGATAAGAAAAATAATAATCAAAATTTAAATAAAGCAATTTGTTGGGATGATAGTAGTTCTGATGGAAATCAACCAGATTGTTTATATATGGGAGAAATATCAGATAATTTAACTGATAAACATTCAGTAGATGTACTTGCTTTTGATGCTTGTTTAATGGGAACAGCAGAAGTAGCATATCAATACAGACCAGATAATGGAGGCTTTTCAGCTAAAACAATGATAGCTTCAAGTCCAGTAGTTTGGGGACCAGGATTTAAATATGATAATATATTTGCTAGAATAAGAGAAGATAATATTACTTCCAACGAAGATGATTTAACACTTGGCGGAAAAGAAAAATGTTTTGATCCAAAAACAATTACTAATGAACAAATAGGTGCTTTATTTGTTGAAGAACAAAGAGACTCTGTTAAAGCTGCAGGACGTAATGATCAACAATTAAGTTGCTATGATTTAAGTAAAGTAAAAGATCTTAAAAAATCTTTCGATAAATTAGCTGTTAATTTAAGTAAAGAAAATAAGAAAAGCGATATTGAAAATTTAAGAGGAACAAGAACAAGAGCAAACTTAATACATTACTTTAATGAAAGAGATCAATTTGAATGGATAGATTATCCATACTTTGATATATATGATTTATGTAAACAAATTAGTATTAGCAATAAATTTAGTAAAGAAACTAAGACTCTTGCATCAAATGTTATGAAAGATATAGATAATGTTGTACTTTATTCATTTGGTGGAACAAAATTTAATGGAACAAACGGATTTAAAGAAGGCAAAAATGGATTGAGTGTATTTTTACCTGATGGAAATAGAAATTATATTAGTCGTTATTCTATGATGAAAATACCACATTGGCAAATTCAAAGTTGGTATAATTCTATTGATACTAAAGCTTCTGGATTAAATAATCCATATGGAAAATTAAGCTGGTGTAAAGATGGACAAGATTCTAAAAAGAATACAGTTGGAAATTGGTTTGAACTCTTAGATTCTTGGTTTGACACAAGCAATGGAGTAGATGGTGGATTAAATCATTATCAATGGTAG
- a CDS encoding class I SAM-dependent methyltransferase yields MKLKLSGVMETLLIPLYVRAKDSISKTPIINDKKAAEIIKSIEYDFSKFESGWMTYYGTLARVKTMDMQARKFIEKNPDCVIVSIGCGLDTRFSRIDNGKIHWYNLDFPEVIEQRKLFFQENERVKNIAKSALDPTWTKEVETNGKKLLIISEGVLMYFKPDEVKEFLEILTSGFNSFEAHFDMIYKLLVNKGNMHDTVKKTNAQFYFGVKDGSEIVKLCPKLKQLGLINFTDELKHILPGAKKLLTPFFYLTNDRLCIYGYENTPL; encoded by the coding sequence ATGAAATTAAAACTTAGTGGAGTAATGGAAACACTGCTTATACCTCTTTATGTTAGAGCAAAGGATTCTATAAGTAAGACACCTATAATAAATGATAAAAAAGCGGCTGAAATAATAAAGAGTATTGAGTATGATTTTTCAAAATTTGAAAGTGGATGGATGACGTATTATGGCACTTTAGCAAGAGTAAAAACAATGGATATGCAGGCAAGAAAATTCATTGAAAAGAATCCTGATTGTGTTATTGTTTCAATAGGATGTGGTCTTGATACAAGATTTTCAAGAATAGATAATGGTAAAATTCATTGGTATAACTTAGATTTTCCTGAAGTAATTGAGCAAAGAAAACTATTTTTTCAAGAGAATGAGAGAGTGAAAAATATTGCAAAATCAGCTTTAGATCCAACATGGACAAAAGAGGTTGAAACTAATGGGAAAAAGTTACTTATTATTTCAGAAGGTGTGCTTATGTATTTTAAACCTGATGAAGTAAAAGAATTTCTTGAAATATTGACAAGTGGTTTTAATAGTTTTGAGGCACATTTTGATATGATATACAAACTGCTTGTTAATAAGGGAAATATGCATGATACAGTAAAAAAAACAAATGCACAATTTTACTTTGGTGTAAAGGATGGAAGTGAAATTGTTAAACTTTGTCCTAAATTAAAACAACTAGGACTAATTAACTTTACTGATGAATTAAAGCATATATTACCAGGTGCAAAAAAACTTTTGACACCGTTTTTTTATTTAACAAATGACAGACTTTGTATATATGGTTATGAAAATACTCCATTATAA